From one Cucurbita pepo subsp. pepo cultivar mu-cu-16 chromosome LG17, ASM280686v2, whole genome shotgun sequence genomic stretch:
- the LOC111778296 gene encoding ethylene-responsive transcription factor-like protein At4g13040 encodes MVSLRRRRLLGLCAGKSSSVASLPKFSENGITPENPSPSSKFVTVHPTSSDDVHITDRSSVVNMESSFANALDLTSLKEQSNQPISGHPLKHRKRHRRKNSHNQELSIMRGVYFKNMKWQAAIKVDKKQIHLGTFGSQEEAAHLYDRAAFVCGREPNFELSEEEKQELQKFKWEDFLAMTRHAITNKKHKRLSAGSPTKPGSSSVDDTEFKHRFIGFPVREDINRSIT; translated from the exons ATGGTGAGCTTAAGACGGCGCAGGCTCTTGGGACTATGCGCTG GGAAAAGCTCATCTGTAGCTTCACTTCCTAAGTTTTCAGAAAACGGAATCACTCCCGAAAATCCTAGTCCGAGTAGCAAATTTGTCACCGTGCATCCCACGTCTTCTGATGATGTTCACATCACAGATAGG AGCTCTGTTGTAAATATGGAATCCAGTTTTGCAAATGCATTGGATTTGACCTCGCTGAAAGAACAATCTAATCAGCCTATCTCAG GGCATCCACTAAAACATCGGAAGAGACATAGGAGAAAGAACTCTCATAATCAAGAGCTATCAATCATGAGGGGCGTCTACTTCAAGAACATGAAATGGCAGGCTGCAATTAAAGTCGACAAGAAACAGATCCATTTGGGGACGTTTGGTTCCCAAGAAGAGGCTGCTCATTTGTACGACAG AGCTGCTTTTGTATGTGGACGTGAACCAAATTTCGAGCTCTCCGAGGAGGAGAAGCAAGAACTCCAGAAGTTCAAATGGGAAGACTTCTTAGCAATGACTCGCCATGCAATTACGAACAAAA AGCACAAGAGACTCAGCGCAGGATCACCAACCAAGCCTGGATCTTCGTCAGTCGACGACACCGAGTTCAAGCATAGGTTCATCGGGTTTCCCGTGCGGGAAGACATTAACCGTTCCATCACTTGA